The Candidatus Zixiibacteriota bacterium genome contains the following window.
ACGTCCCTCTTTGATTGCGGCCGGGCTGGGCGCGATTACCCCAGCCAAATGACCAAAGGCCGATATCACAAATAATTTTATATTTTTGTTGCAATGGGCCGACGAAGTCGGTAATTTTTTCCCATTGGAATTGGAGATGGCGAACATGGATGATCGCAAAATGACCGACCCGACAACGACAGGTGAAATAGAACGATTTACCGAGACCTATTCCTCCTTCAATAAAATCATCAACAGGCTTCAACGGCAATATCTCACTCTCCGTGAGACTTATGCCCGACAAAGCGAAAAATTGCAGGCAACGAATCAGGCGCTCCAGTCCGCTATGGAGGATAACCGATCCGTTACGGAATTCCTCAATGGCATTCTTACTTCTTTAGCTTCCGGAGTCATTGCCATTGATAAGACAGGGCGGGTAACACACTTAAATCCGGCCGCGCGGGAATTATTGGGTTTGGAGGAGGAGATTCACCGACGGGCAGATATTCGTTATGAAGAGATTATCACCGCGACCGAAGGCCGGGAATTCTCGGCCATGGAAACCATTCGGAGCGGCCGAACCTTTGATGGCGCTGAAAAGAAGGTAAAAATCGCATCGGGTTTGGTGCTGATTCTTTCGGTCTCCACTTCTATACTCAAGAACGGCGTGGGAGAGACAGTCGGGGCGGTGGAATTGTTTCATGACATTTCCGGAATTCGCCGGATGGAGGAGCAACTCTCGAGGATGAAGATACTGGCCGGACTGGGAGAAATGGCCGCCTCGGTGGCTCATGAGATTCGCAGCCCCCTGGGCGGAGTCGGCGGGTTTGCCTCACTTCTGGCACGCGATCTCAAAGACGACCCGGCGAAAAAAGAAATGGCGGAAAAAATAGTGGCCGGGGTTCAGAATATCAATCAGACAATTGAAACGCTTCTTGCTTTTGCACGTCACGAGGAGGTGCATAAAAAGCGGGTCAATTTAAGAGAATATATTGACGCTGCTCTCGATAGCTTTACCGAGGAGCACGGGCATAACGGCTATCTCGGCGGCATAAACCGTGAATATGATCGGGAGTTGAATCTAAATGTTGAGATCGACCCGCAGCTATTCCGACAAGCCATATTTAACCTGGTCAAAAACGGCCTCGAGGCGGGTCGGGCCGATACCTGTGTCACGGTCAGATGCCGGCGGATCACTATTCAGGAGGCATCAGAGACACTGGGCAACGATGCCGAGCTCTATGGTTGCGCTCTTGCGGCTGCAGTGGAAATCGAGGATAACGGAACCGGCATCCCCGCGCAAGACCTGGGCCGGATTTTCTCACCTTTTTATTCCACCAAGCAAAATGGAACCGGACTGGGTCTATCCATTGCCTGGAAGATCATCAAGGCTCACGGCGGAGATATCAGAGCAGAATCGAAAGTGGGACAGGGGACCAAATTTACGATAGTGCTGCCGGTCAAATCCGGCGATAAGAGGGAGACATTATGAGGATGAATATTCTGGTCGTTGACGATGACAAGTACATTAATGAATTCATGACGGAAACTTTATCTCGGGTCGGTCACAATGTGGAATCGGTGCTATCGGCCGAGGGCGCTCTGGAGAGAGTCGAAGACAAGAACTATGATATAGTCATTTCCGATATAAAGATGAAGGGGATGGACGGCATTACGATGCTTCAGAAGATAAAAAATTCCCGGCCGGATATCGTGATTATTATGATAACCGGCTTTGGAACGATTGAGGTCGCCGTTCAGGCCATGAAACTGGGCGCCTATGATTTCCTTCTCAAGCCGATTTCACCGGATGCCATTGAACTGGTTGTGGAGCGGGTGGCGGAGGTCATCCGGCTGCGGCAAGAGGTCAAGCAATTCCGTTCCGATGTTGCAAACAGCTATCAGAATATTGTGGGGAAATCGTCCAAAATGAAGCAGATTTATGATCTGATAGAGACCACCGCTGATGCCCGTTCGACGGTTCTTATAACCGGGGAATCAGGAACCGGCAAGGAGCTGTTCGCCCGCGCGGTCCATTATGCTTCCTGCAGAAAGGATAAACCTTTTATCAAGCTCAATTGTGCTGCTTTGCCGGAGAATCTGGTGGAGGCGGAAATGTTCGGATATGAGAAAGGAGCCTTTACCGGCGCGGTCCGGCAGCATAAGGGACGGTTTGAGCTCGCCCACACCGGCACCCTTCTTCTGGATGAAATCTCCGAAATGCCTTTGGGCTTGCAGGCCAAATTACTTCGGGTTCTGCAGGAAAAGGAATTCGAGAGAGTCGGTTCGGGGGCAACAATCAGTGTCGATGTGAGAATAATTGCGACCTCGAACAGAAATCTTAAGGAAGCGATAAGCGAAAAGAAATTCCGGGAGGATCTCTATTTCAGGCTCAATGTGATTCCCCTACATATTTTACCGTTACGTGAGCGTCTTGAAGATATCCCCTTGTTAACCAGCCACTTCATTCAGAAATCGAACGCCGAAAACAAGAAAAATGTTCAGGCGGTGGATGAAAATGTGATTCGTCTCTTCATGAAATATCATTGGCCGGGAAATGTAAGAGAGCTTGAGAATTATGTTGAACGGGCGGTTGTCACCACTTCCGGCACAAAGCTGACTCAGGATGATTTTCCGAAAGACCTGGTCTTGGGGAAATTGGCCGATGAGGTTAAGGCTCTAAGGGCGGATATGACTTTGGCCGAGGGGGAGAAGTATTTGATCTTGAAAACCCTACAACGTTTTGAGGGAAATAAGACGCGGGCAGCCGAGGCCCTTAATATCACCCCTCGAACGATCAGGAATAAGCTGGCTGAATACAACATCGAAGATAGAGATTGAAGCTTTTTTTCGGGACCTTTCCCTGTTTTTCATTCAAAAGGGCGGTTTAAATTCCGCCATAACTGCCGATATTCCTATTGATTGGGCTTAAGACCCTGCCATTCAAATTATGGCCGGCTTGGCCCGATATTTTGATAACGATATGGATATAGCAACTATCGGCGGTCTCATATTGGGTATCGGCGCTGTCCTCGTATCCTTTGTCATGGAAGGAGGACACCTCAGCGCCATCGTACAGCCTCCGGCGATGCTGATTGTAATCGGCGGAACAATAGGGGCGACGATTGTAACAACCTCAATAAAGACAATTGTGAATGTCCCTCAATTTATCAAGCTGGCCATTTTTGCCCGATCGATTAATCCCCTCCGGACGATTGATATGATTGTCAGCATGTCGGAGAAAGCACGTCGTGAGGGAATTCTCGGATTGGAGAACGATCTGCCCAATATAAGAGACCCGTTCTTCAGAAAAGCGATACAATTGGTGATTGATGGGACGGAAATAACCGCGCTGAAAACGATTCTGGAAACGGAGATTGCTTATATCGAGGATCGTCATAAAAGGGGGATATTATTTTTCCAAAAGATGGGGGGCTTTTCTCCCACCCTCGGAATCATCGGGACTGTCTTGGGGTTAATCCATACTCTGGGAAACACCGCGAACGCCGACCGTATGGCCGAGGCAATTGCGGGAGCCTTTATCGCCACACTCTGGGGCGTCGCTCTGGCCAACCTCGTCTATCTACCCGTAAGCGACAAATTGAAAATGCGTCATGAAGAGGAACTGGCCAATCTGGATCTGGTTATGGAAGGAGTTGTCTCCATTCAATCGGGTGACAATCCGCGGGTGGTCAAAACCAAGCTTCTTTCATTCATCGCGCCGGGGATGCGGGGCGGCGAGGAATAAGCCGTTATGGCGCGTCGCAGAAAATCAGATGAACATGAAAATCTGGAGCGATGGCTTCTCACCTATGCCGATCTCATCACTCTCCTCCTGGCGTTCTTTATTGTCATGTACTCCATGTCCAAGGTCGATGCCAAAAAGTTCGGCAGGATGACTGAGGCTTTATCGGGCGTTCTCAAGGGCGGGACAATGGTAATAAAGAAAGGGGACCAGCCGGGAGCACTTCCGGGGCAGGGAGTCCTGAATATCGGCCATCTCAAGACTCTTGGCCAGCAGATTAAGGAGAGCGCCGATAAAATGGGTGACGACAAAGTGATCAGTACCGATGTTTCCGAACGGGGATTGGTCATACATATCATGGAATCGGCTCTTTTTCGGGAGGGATCGGCCGAACTGGAATCGAAGGCCAAGGATATTCTGAATATGATAGCGGAAAAGGTGCGAGAGCTTCCCAACCACATCCGTATCGAGGGACACACCGATAACCAGCCGATCAAGACCGCCCGATATCCCTCCAATTGGGAGCTTTCCTCGGCGCGCGCCACGGAGGTAGTACGATACCTGGCCGATGTGCACAGTTTTGACCCCAAGAGGATTTCGGCGCTGGGGTTTGGCGAGTTTCGTCCGATTGCAGATAATGATACCGATTTGAACCGGTCCAAGAATCGCCGGGTTGATATTGTGGTTCTTACTATGGAGATGACCGAAGCCGAGCCGAGCTCACAGTATTACGCTCCCCGTCCCTGATTCTGAGGAAAACTTTTTCCGATTCGACGGCATCAATTTCCTTCACCAACTTCAAAAGAATCTTATCAGAAAATTGTAAATCGTTGTCTTTCTGCCTGATATGGCGTCGGAAACAGTTTGGCACCGCCCTTGCTCAAAGGTTTTCCGGATAATGGTATGTCTGACTTATTAAAAAAAGCTGTTTTCGACAAGTGTGGCGTTCCGCTGATGCAGAAATTTCTGGATATGGCCTCTATTCGCCATAAGATGATTTCGGGGAACATCGCCAATATCTCGACACCCAAGTATCAGAGCAAAGATATAGATTTTCACAGCGAACTGAAAAAAGCTGTTAATGATAAGGGACACATTCAAGGAACCGTCACTCATCCGGCGCATATTCCAGTCGGGAAGAGTCGCGACCGGGGACCGGAACTGATTGTGAACAGGTCGAAAGAGAGTAACGGCATCAATAATGTCGATGCCGACGCCGAAGTGGCTCACCTGGCAGAGAATCAGATTTATTATAGTGTCGGGGCCACTCTTCTGGCCAAGAAATTTGAAGGTTTGAGAACCGCCATTAGAAGCAAGTAGGTGATATATTATGTCGGGACTATTCAATTCCATTGAGATTTCGGCAACGGGGATGACCCTGCAGCGGAAAAAAATGGATGTCGTGGCGCAGAACATCGCCAATGTGGAAACGACCCGCACCGATAAGGGCGGCCCTTATCGTCGGAAACGGGTAATGGTATCGGCGGAGGAAGAAAATGTTCCTTTCCGGAATGTCATGGATGGGGCCCGCACCAAGCTTCTGCGCACCAATGTCAATCATTTAAATGGGGTTTCGAAACTCACACGCGATGATATCGAAGTGTCCAAGGCAAAGGGTGAGGAAGTGGATGACCCGGCTTCGAAATTTCGTCTGGTGTATGACCCTGGGCATCCTGACGCCGACGAACAGGGATATGTGAAAGTTCCGGATATTGAGATTGTCAATGAGATGGTCGATATGATCGCGGCTTCGCGGGCTTATGAAGCCAACACAACCGCGATTCTTTCGGCCAAAGAGATGGCTAAGAATGCTCTTGAGATATAAAGGAAGGAAAGAATAGGTATGAAGATTAACTCTGTTGGAATTGAGGCCTATCGTCAGTTGACCGGCGATAGCCAGGTCAATAAGAAGACAGTGTCAAGTGAGAATGCCTCCAAGGCCGAGCAGAGCAACCGCATTGCCATTCCGGGCCAGGGGAAAATCCCCGGCTCGAAGCTGGCGGTACAGCTTCAGAAAGGGAGTTTCCTTGACATGCTTACGGTCGAGGAAAAGAAGGCGC
Protein-coding sequences here:
- a CDS encoding ATP-binding protein yields the protein MDDRKMTDPTTTGEIERFTETYSSFNKIINRLQRQYLTLRETYARQSEKLQATNQALQSAMEDNRSVTEFLNGILTSLASGVIAIDKTGRVTHLNPAARELLGLEEEIHRRADIRYEEIITATEGREFSAMETIRSGRTFDGAEKKVKIASGLVLILSVSTSILKNGVGETVGAVELFHDISGIRRMEEQLSRMKILAGLGEMAASVAHEIRSPLGGVGGFASLLARDLKDDPAKKEMAEKIVAGVQNINQTIETLLAFARHEEVHKKRVNLREYIDAALDSFTEEHGHNGYLGGINREYDRELNLNVEIDPQLFRQAIFNLVKNGLEAGRADTCVTVRCRRITIQEASETLGNDAELYGCALAAAVEIEDNGTGIPAQDLGRIFSPFYSTKQNGTGLGLSIAWKIIKAHGGDIRAESKVGQGTKFTIVLPVKSGDKRETL
- a CDS encoding sigma-54 dependent transcriptional regulator, with the protein product MRMNILVVDDDKYINEFMTETLSRVGHNVESVLSAEGALERVEDKNYDIVISDIKMKGMDGITMLQKIKNSRPDIVIIMITGFGTIEVAVQAMKLGAYDFLLKPISPDAIELVVERVAEVIRLRQEVKQFRSDVANSYQNIVGKSSKMKQIYDLIETTADARSTVLITGESGTGKELFARAVHYASCRKDKPFIKLNCAALPENLVEAEMFGYEKGAFTGAVRQHKGRFELAHTGTLLLDEISEMPLGLQAKLLRVLQEKEFERVGSGATISVDVRIIATSNRNLKEAISEKKFREDLYFRLNVIPLHILPLRERLEDIPLLTSHFIQKSNAENKKNVQAVDENVIRLFMKYHWPGNVRELENYVERAVVTTSGTKLTQDDFPKDLVLGKLADEVKALRADMTLAEGEKYLILKTLQRFEGNKTRAAEALNITPRTIRNKLAEYNIEDRD
- a CDS encoding flagellar motor protein, yielding MDIATIGGLILGIGAVLVSFVMEGGHLSAIVQPPAMLIVIGGTIGATIVTTSIKTIVNVPQFIKLAIFARSINPLRTIDMIVSMSEKARREGILGLENDLPNIRDPFFRKAIQLVIDGTEITALKTILETEIAYIEDRHKRGILFFQKMGGFSPTLGIIGTVLGLIHTLGNTANADRMAEAIAGAFIATLWGVALANLVYLPVSDKLKMRHEEELANLDLVMEGVVSIQSGDNPRVVKTKLLSFIAPGMRGGEE
- a CDS encoding OmpA family protein produces the protein MARRRKSDEHENLERWLLTYADLITLLLAFFIVMYSMSKVDAKKFGRMTEALSGVLKGGTMVIKKGDQPGALPGQGVLNIGHLKTLGQQIKESADKMGDDKVISTDVSERGLVIHIMESALFREGSAELESKAKDILNMIAEKVRELPNHIRIEGHTDNQPIKTARYPSNWELSSARATEVVRYLADVHSFDPKRISALGFGEFRPIADNDTDLNRSKNRRVDIVVLTMEMTEAEPSSQYYAPRP
- the flgB gene encoding flagellar basal body rod protein FlgB, encoding MSDLLKKAVFDKCGVPLMQKFLDMASIRHKMISGNIANISTPKYQSKDIDFHSELKKAVNDKGHIQGTVTHPAHIPVGKSRDRGPELIVNRSKESNGINNVDADAEVAHLAENQIYYSVGATLLAKKFEGLRTAIRSK
- the flgC gene encoding flagellar basal body rod protein FlgC, with the protein product MSGLFNSIEISATGMTLQRKKMDVVAQNIANVETTRTDKGGPYRRKRVMVSAEEENVPFRNVMDGARTKLLRTNVNHLNGVSKLTRDDIEVSKAKGEEVDDPASKFRLVYDPGHPDADEQGYVKVPDIEIVNEMVDMIAASRAYEANTTAILSAKEMAKNALEI